Within Cucumis melo cultivar AY chromosome 4, USDA_Cmelo_AY_1.0, whole genome shotgun sequence, the genomic segment CTTTCAAAAGTTTAGTTATGTTCCTTCTCTATAGTTTTACATTTACTAATTAGTTTCAATGAGGATTATCAATTTCCTATACGACAGAGAAAGTTGACTGATTATGTGGACGAGAAACATTGACTGGTTTATCTTTCCATTCCCTTAATCTACTATTCATATTTTACAAGACTTGGCTCAATCAAAGAGccaattttaataatataaaaatgtATTCAAATCTAATTacataataaatttaaataccATAATTTACCTCCCCAtaagatttgaaaataaataacctggaaaattaaaattctaatgaCCAGCTAGTTTATATCTTCTTGTTCAACATATTAGTTAGAATAGTACCTGATTCAAGTCATTTGGAGCTCGATTGCTTGTGGCTACAAGAACTGTTCCAGTACTCAACAATCTGCTTATAATTCCAGACAAGGCCACAATAGCAAATACATCAACTGTCTGAAAGAGAGAACAAGGTAAGCCAACAAATAAAACATCATGGATGAATTGAATTATTGGTAGTTAATCTCAGAATGTTTGTTTGTACAAAACGTGTGTGAACAAAACTTGTTTCAGATATCAGCGATAAAAAAACAACCTTTTTCCATAACAAACACCTCATAATTCACTCCAAATTTTCAAAACTCTAGTTTTCTTAAATTAGCCACCGTAGTTTCAAAACTATAGTTCTCCTACTTTTACACAATAGTCCTCCAATTTTCATATGTTATTTTGACATGTCAAGGAATAGTACAATCATGAAGCAAACATATCAGCCAGAATTTTCCCTTTGTTTATTTTCGTTTACCTGTATCTCATCGAAGCAAAGAATGCTAGCTCCTACATGGCCCGCTTGCTGATCAATAAGAAATTTATCAGCAACAGCAGGAAGAATGTGTTTCATCTGTACCTCTTGCTTGTATTTTTCTTCTCCAGCCAACCACTCCTTCACTTTTGTATCAAATGGAAGATTCATAATCCAACTCGAAAAGCTTGATTGTGAAGATTTCTCCCTCACTTGATTTTTCCATATCTTGTGCATATCTTCGTTAATTTTAAGCATAGCCTGCCATACATACAATGGAGTAAAATTGATGACCAAGACCAATCCTGAAAAAGGAGGCATGGCTCTCTGAAATGTTAAAGCTCAATACAATGGTTGGAAAGAAATTGGTCCTGTATGTCCAACGTTTCCAATTTTCCAAACTAGAATAACTCCTCACCTCGTGGAAATGGTACCTTTGTCTATGTTTAACAATTCCTTGAGTAGCATTGAAAAACATGTCCATGAGCATTGTCTTCCCTAGATTATTAGAAATTAATTCAGTAAATcagaattaaatttattataagATTATAAGCATAAATCAGAGCAATAGTCAGATTATAAGCTTAAATCCCTATGAAGTGATAACAAATATCCAAGATTGCCACATAAAATTTTATCACAGTCAGAACTTACCACTTCCAACATTGCCATATATGTACAGTCCTCTAGGAGCATGTGGAGCAGCAGGACAGCGACCTATAAGTGAATCCAACTTCTTCTCCCGGTTAAGGTAAGAAACCCATTTTCCAACTCCGGGTTCAATATTTTCAGCCTTTTTCCTaaggaaaaataaatgaatatttGCAAAAGATCAAAatttacaaagttgataatcaGATGCCACAATGGAGCGGCTGAATATTTTAGGCTCAGTAACGTGACTGAGGAAAGAAGTGTGTCTAACCGAAACATCAATGTTTCAAAAAGTTTGCTTCTGCGCTTGTTTACTGCATCACCCTGTTGTTTAGATTCAGCTTCCTCCATTAAAAGTCTGCGCCTCTCCTTCTCCCTATTCTGCTCCCACTCAGCTAGTTTTACCttaaaagtaagaaattcaGGAAAAAAAATCCTTAGCAGTAGGTTTCAACCTATTTGTAAGAGCAAAAGCACATCTGACATTCAAGCATCATAGTATTATCAATTCCAATTAGTACATGATAGTCTTCCATATCCTTTTCATATTGCTCCAACCTTCCAAGCAAACTCTCCAATTCGGAAGCCACTCTCTCTTGAAAAGGATCGTGTTGTAGCTCCCCTCGCTCAACTAGAACCCTGTACTTATCTAATAGCCCTGAAAGAATGGATTTCAAATTACAAGTCCGAAATACAACTGCAATTTACGAGAAATCCAGCACCTACGCAAAATCAATATGAATCATACAAGAACTCGGGGAAAATAACTAATTAGAACACCATCCACTTCCTACCTTGGCTTCCTTCCATCGGAAAACTAAACAAAACAACCAGCAAGTTAAAATTCGAGAAAATGAGAACAATCAATGCAATGCTTAAACGTCAAATAACCGTACCATAACGAAAAGAAATCAAACTAAAGGGGTATCAACGATCAAAGAAATACAACACATCATGCCAGAAATCCAATCTTCCATAAATCATTAACCACCAACCACCACAAGAATACAGCACTATGCATAAACAAGAGAATGAACTTCCACACGCATACACTCCATCACATGCTAATTTCATACTTCAAATATCTAAAGCGAATGCCAATGTGAGAGAGACCTGGAGGCTTCGTAAATGAAGAGAGGAATCGAAGACGAAGTGGATCAACGCCGAACTTTGAAGATGAAAATTGTTGACGAGTGAACCTCAGCGACAGTAGGGAAGAAATTGACGAAGTCGAAAGTCCTCTTTTCATCTTCGAATCGCaatttcttctccttcttcgaTGCGAAGTATGGCGTGTAGTCTTTCTGGAAGAAGAGAATGTAGGAATTCCCCGAAATCGAGAGCTCCAAAtcgaaaagaagaaggaaaatggAAAGTGACGACGTGTTCTTCCCGCTAACCAGCCACATAATACCGGCAAAAAGGTCACTCACCGCGCGCAGATGACGTGGATAGAAATCATACCGTTGGATAACCAAAAAAGTGGGACGATGTTGAAAAGCGTGACTAGTCGATGATAGATGGAAAGTGAGATTTCTGAAAACAATCACAGTTGGATTGAAAATTGTTCGAATAagttttatattataatttggtttatatcgtttaattaaaatatgagTTTTGGATCGGAATTATCAAACATCTTGAATAGTTTTACTGGTGATTGTGTTTGGGTTA encodes:
- the LOC103503816 gene encoding uncharacterized protein LOC103503816 isoform X1, with the translated sequence MKRGLSTSSISSLLSLRFTRQQFSSSKFGVDPLRLRFLSSFTKPPGLLDKYRVLVERGELQHDPFQERVASELESLLGRLEQYEKDMEDYHVKLAEWEQNREKERRRLLMEEAESKQQGDAVNKRRSKLFETLMFRKKAENIEPGVGKWVSYLNREKKLDSLIGRCPAAPHAPRGLYIYGNVGSGKTMLMDMFFNATQGIVKHRQRYHFHEAMLKINEDMHKIWKNQVREKSSQSSFSSWIMNLPFDTKVKEWLAGEEKYKQEVQMKHILPAVADKFLIDQQAGHVGASILCFDEIQTVDVFAIVALSGIISRLLSTGTVLVATSNRAPNDLNQDGMQKDIFQKFVIKLEEHCEFVLIGSEIDYRRFIAQRSFDQVHYFWPLDCTSVRKFENMWVEVTSQLGGQITSETVPVMFGRKLEVPESCNGVARFAFDFLCGQPVGAADYIALAKNYHTVFISNIPIMSMRIRDKARRFITLIDELYNHHCCLFCLAATSIEELFQGTEEGALFDLESFQFETEAEGGKLRRNVLVEGNVGSVGAPTAIVSMLSGQEEMFAFRRAVSRLIEMQTPLYLEGVRNIHPYFQRREQESSVDPPAPRFQFHQLS